Proteins from a genomic interval of Desulfofustis limnaeus:
- the argS gene encoding arginine--tRNA ligase: MKQLVDRCFTDGVEQGLWSAGATGRYTVEVPKHDNQGDFSTNIALIMAGLEKRNPRELATRFVAMLEEEKELIDGIAIAGPGFINITIKRSVWQQMVAAVEAAGENYGLSQVGGGRRVMVEFVSANPTGPLSVGHGRQAILGDAIARLLEATGHQVYREYYYNNAGRQMRVLGESVQARYLELLGRPASFPEDGYQGEYIYDIARELVSEVADGLVDSDTIEPFQRRAEAAIFKDIAATLARLGIVFDNYFNERSLYEDGLIDEVVAELRGKDLVYDQDGATWFRTSRFGQEKDRVIIKSSGEPTYRLPDIAYHREKFRRDFDWLIDIFGSDHIATVPDVLAGVTALGYDVSKVTVILHQFVTLMRDGKQVKMSTRKATFVTVDELLDEVGADAARFFFMMRKPDSQLEFDLDLAASQSQENPVYYVQYGHARLCSILRQAVEKGLTPPAAGAVDAALLVEDEEIELLKALAAFPALIEGAALELEPHRVIFYLMELAGRLHSYYNKHRVIGDDQALSQARLGLVLALRTVFRNGLRIIGLTAPETM, encoded by the coding sequence TTGAAACAACTGGTGGACCGCTGTTTTACCGATGGCGTAGAGCAGGGTCTGTGGTCGGCTGGCGCCACCGGGCGCTATACCGTGGAAGTACCGAAGCACGACAATCAGGGCGATTTTTCCACCAATATCGCCCTGATCATGGCCGGACTGGAAAAACGCAATCCGCGCGAGCTGGCCACCCGCTTCGTCGCCATGCTGGAGGAGGAGAAGGAGCTGATCGACGGCATCGCCATCGCCGGTCCCGGCTTCATCAACATCACCATCAAGCGGTCCGTCTGGCAGCAGATGGTGGCGGCGGTGGAGGCGGCCGGCGAGAACTACGGGCTGAGCCAGGTGGGCGGCGGACGGCGGGTCATGGTCGAGTTTGTCAGCGCCAATCCCACCGGGCCGCTGTCGGTCGGGCACGGCCGCCAGGCCATCCTCGGCGATGCCATTGCTCGTCTGCTGGAAGCGACCGGCCATCAGGTCTACCGCGAGTATTATTACAACAACGCCGGCCGGCAGATGCGTGTCCTGGGAGAATCGGTCCAGGCCCGTTATCTGGAGTTGCTCGGTCGGCCGGCGAGCTTCCCCGAAGACGGTTATCAGGGCGAATATATCTACGATATCGCCCGAGAGCTGGTGAGCGAGGTGGCTGACGGACTGGTGGACAGCGACACCATCGAACCCTTCCAGCGCCGGGCGGAAGCGGCCATATTCAAGGATATCGCGGCGACGCTGGCACGTCTGGGGATCGTCTTCGACAACTATTTCAACGAGCGTTCCCTGTATGAGGATGGACTGATCGACGAGGTGGTCGCCGAGTTGCGGGGCAAGGATCTGGTTTACGATCAGGACGGCGCCACCTGGTTTCGCACCAGCCGTTTCGGCCAGGAAAAGGATCGGGTGATCATCAAGAGCTCTGGTGAGCCCACCTACCGACTGCCGGATATCGCCTACCACCGGGAAAAGTTCAGGCGCGACTTCGACTGGCTGATCGACATCTTCGGCTCCGATCACATCGCCACGGTGCCGGATGTGCTCGCCGGTGTCACCGCTCTTGGTTACGATGTGTCGAAGGTGACGGTGATCCTGCACCAGTTCGTTACCCTGATGCGGGATGGCAAGCAGGTGAAAATGTCGACCCGCAAGGCGACGTTTGTCACCGTCGACGAGTTGCTCGACGAAGTCGGGGCGGATGCCGCCCGCTTCTTCTTCATGATGCGCAAGCCGGACAGCCAACTGGAATTCGACCTGGATCTGGCGGCCAGCCAGAGTCAGGAGAACCCGGTGTACTACGTGCAGTACGGGCATGCCCGGCTCTGTTCGATTCTGCGCCAGGCCGTTGAAAAGGGCCTGACTCCGCCCGCTGCGGGAGCCGTCGACGCGGCTCTGCTGGTGGAAGATGAGGAGATCGAGCTGCTCAAGGCGTTGGCCGCCTTTCCGGCCCTGATCGAGGGGGCGGCGTTGGAGCTGGAACCGCACCGGGTCATTTTTTACCTGATGGAACTTGCCGGTCGCCTGCACAGCTATTATAACAAACATCGGGTCATCGGTGACGACCAGGCGTTGAGCCAGGCCCGTCTGGGCCTGGTGCTGGCCTTGCGGACCGTATTTCGTAACGGGTTGCGGATTATCGGCTTGACCGCTCCGGAAACCATGTAG
- a CDS encoding N-acetyltransferase gives MIRKARMEDIKQIHGLLKYYADRKLLLPRSISSLYDHLRDFVVWGENDGTISGVCSLHICWENLAEIRSLAVRDEAQGKGYGTRLVTTCLEEAADYGITRIFTLTYQPGFFRKLGFRDIDKRELPHKIWSDCINCSMFPDCDEEALLYEAD, from the coding sequence ATGATTCGCAAGGCTCGGATGGAGGATATCAAGCAGATTCACGGTCTGCTGAAGTACTATGCAGACCGGAAGCTACTGCTGCCGCGCTCGATCAGCTCACTCTACGATCATCTTCGCGATTTCGTTGTCTGGGGAGAGAACGACGGCACCATCAGCGGTGTCTGCTCGCTGCATATCTGCTGGGAGAACCTGGCGGAAATCAGGTCGCTGGCGGTCAGGGACGAGGCCCAGGGGAAGGGCTACGGTACCCGGCTGGTCACCACCTGCCTGGAGGAGGCGGCCGACTACGGCATCACCAGGATTTTCACCTTGACCTATCAACCCGGGTTTTTTCGCAAGCTCGGCTTCCGGGACATCGATAAGCGGGAGTTACCGCACAAGATCTGGAGCGATTGCATCAACTGCTCGATGTTTCCCGATTGTGACGAGGAGGCCCTACTCTACGAGGCCGATTGA
- the alr gene encoding alanine racemase: MGTSSWNWVHVDTRTLEANYRLLKSRLAESVRLLAMVKSDAYGHGLVEAADAFGRAGCDDFGVAEIAEGVKLREAGCSETIFIFLGCSPEAVDYYFSHRLTPVVFTRRDLHLLAQQAEQRRTKLKLFLKFDCGMSRLGFSPEMAASLARQCAELPFVDIGGLISHYPCADDQNAASSRDVERRFNAAVEPFAGIPGLVRSLCNSGGMLYRPEAHGELVRAGIALYGYYPEGSTGRPEPGQPGLRPAMSVVTSVLQVNEVRAGQGISYGHTYHADRDSRLAVLPVGYSDGYLRCLSNRAAVLIGGQRAPIRGRICMNLCMADVTDIPGVKAGDEAVLLGRQGDQQIDADELAGWGQTISYEILCALGNNNERLFTSLS, encoded by the coding sequence ATGGGGACTTCATCGTGGAATTGGGTGCATGTCGACACCCGTACCCTGGAAGCCAACTATCGATTGCTGAAAAGCCGTTTGGCCGAATCCGTTCGCCTGCTGGCCATGGTCAAGAGCGATGCCTACGGCCACGGTTTGGTTGAGGCCGCCGACGCCTTTGGGCGTGCCGGCTGTGACGACTTCGGGGTGGCAGAGATCGCTGAAGGGGTCAAGCTGCGTGAAGCCGGATGTTCCGAGACCATTTTTATTTTTCTCGGATGCTCGCCGGAGGCCGTCGACTATTATTTCTCGCACCGTCTGACACCGGTGGTCTTCACCCGCCGCGATCTGCATCTGTTGGCTCAGCAAGCCGAGCAGCGGCGGACCAAACTGAAGCTCTTTCTCAAGTTTGACTGCGGCATGTCACGCCTCGGCTTTTCGCCGGAGATGGCGGCGTCCCTGGCGCGGCAGTGCGCCGAATTGCCCTTTGTCGACATTGGCGGCCTGATCAGCCATTATCCCTGTGCCGATGACCAGAACGCAGCCAGTAGCCGTGACGTGGAGCGTCGATTTAACGCGGCCGTGGAACCGTTTGCCGGTATCCCCGGCCTGGTCCGATCGCTGTGCAATTCGGGCGGCATGTTGTACCGGCCAGAGGCGCACGGTGAGTTGGTGCGGGCCGGTATTGCGTTGTACGGCTATTACCCGGAAGGCTCGACCGGCAGGCCCGAGCCGGGACAGCCGGGGTTGCGCCCGGCAATGAGCGTGGTAACCTCGGTGCTGCAGGTGAATGAAGTGCGGGCCGGGCAGGGGATCAGCTATGGCCACACCTACCATGCGGATCGGGATTCGCGCCTGGCCGTATTGCCGGTCGGCTACAGCGACGGCTATCTCCGGTGCCTCTCCAACCGGGCTGCAGTGCTGATCGGCGGGCAGCGGGCGCCGATTCGGGGACGGATCTGCATGAACTTGTGCATGGCCGACGTAACCGATATCCCCGGGGTGAAGGCCGGCGATGAGGCGGTCTTGCTCGGCCGACAGGGCGATCAGCAGATTGATGCCGACGAGCTTGCCGGCTGGGGGCAGACCATCAGCTATGAGATTCTCTGTGCTCTGGGAAACAACAACGAACGTCTTTTCACTTCCCTATCATGA